One Enterococcus silesiacus genomic window carries:
- a CDS encoding bacteriocin-protection protein — MSEALFFRNQTEFIDWLAMHHQTASELWVVFFKKKTNKASLTWSESVDCALSFGWVDGIRKTVDEDRYKIRFTPRKPNSLWSKVNVQKVYKLIALNQMRPEGLAVFNQRKDQTGYSLGHRNATLTKEYEDEIRKNPSAWKFFNQLSPSYKRDSIWWVMSAKKEETRLRRLNRLIVSWEDGERLRP; from the coding sequence ATGAGTGAAGCCCTATTTTTTAGGAATCAAACAGAATTTATTGATTGGTTGGCTATGCATCACCAAACGGCTAGCGAACTTTGGGTAGTTTTTTTTAAGAAAAAGACAAATAAAGCAAGTCTCACTTGGTCCGAATCAGTAGATTGCGCATTGTCGTTTGGTTGGGTTGATGGGATACGAAAAACAGTTGATGAAGATCGCTATAAAATTCGTTTTACGCCACGTAAGCCTAATAGTCTCTGGAGTAAAGTCAATGTGCAAAAGGTGTACAAACTGATAGCGCTCAATCAAATGAGACCTGAGGGATTGGCTGTTTTCAATCAAAGAAAGGATCAAACAGGTTATTCTTTAGGCCATAGGAACGCTACTCTAACGAAAGAATACGAGGATGAAATTAGAAAAAATCCAAGTGCTTGGAAATTTTTTAATCAGCTCTCGCCGTCTTACAAAAGAGATTCTATTTGGTGGGTAATGAGTGCTAAAAAAGAAGAAACTAGGTTAAGAAGATTGAATCGATTAATTGTTTCTTGGGAAGATGGAGAGAGGTTAAGACCCTAA
- a CDS encoding epoxide hydrolase, translated as MTNNYEFPTPTLISVNGVELEVFEAGQKNGGRPIVLCHGWPEHAYSWRHQVTPLVEAGYHVIIPNQRGYGESSCPKEVTKYDIEHLTGDLVALLDHYGYKDAIFMGHDWGASVVWSMALLHPERVRKMINLCLPYQVRGEKPWIDFMEEFFGDDYYFVHFNKQPGVADAILDENTSQFLQNLYRKNTPAQGPAEGMEMINLAKASKPLGEPVMSDEDLSVYITGFNKTGFTPSINWYRNLNRNWHLLADVSPILHQPTLMVYGEKDIIPPLPNIKDFVPNIDIKSLDAGHWIQEERPAELNQMILEWLGK; from the coding sequence ATGACAAACAATTATGAATTTCCAACACCAACACTTATCTCAGTTAACGGTGTGGAGCTAGAGGTTTTTGAAGCGGGACAAAAAAATGGGGGGCGACCTATCGTTCTCTGCCACGGCTGGCCTGAGCACGCCTATTCTTGGAGGCATCAAGTGACGCCTCTTGTAGAAGCAGGTTATCACGTAATCATTCCTAATCAACGCGGATATGGAGAATCTTCTTGTCCAAAAGAAGTTACAAAATATGATATTGAACATTTAACGGGAGATCTTGTAGCGTTGTTGGATCACTATGGGTACAAAGATGCTATTTTTATGGGACATGATTGGGGCGCAAGCGTTGTTTGGAGCATGGCTTTGCTACATCCAGAACGTGTTCGGAAAATGATTAACTTATGCTTGCCCTACCAAGTTCGTGGAGAGAAACCTTGGATTGATTTCATGGAAGAATTTTTTGGAGATGATTACTATTTTGTTCATTTTAACAAACAACCAGGTGTTGCAGATGCTATTTTAGACGAAAATACATCCCAATTTCTTCAGAATTTATATCGGAAAAACACGCCAGCCCAAGGTCCTGCGGAAGGGATGGAAATGATTAATCTGGCTAAAGCAAGCAAGCCCTTAGGTGAACCTGTTATGAGTGATGAAGATCTATCTGTTTATATCACAGGCTTCAATAAGACAGGTTTCACTCCAAGCATCAATTGGTACCGAAATTTAAATCGTAATTGGCATTTATTAGCGGATGTATCACCTATTCTTCATCAGCCAACATTAATGGTTTATGGTGAAAAAGATATTATTCCACCACTTCCAAACATCAAAGACTTTGTACCAAATATAGACATTAAAAGTTTAGACGCGGGTCATTGGATTCAAGAAGAAAGACCTGCTGAGCTCAATCAAATGATTTTAGAATGGCTAGGTAAATGA